One genomic window of Gossypium hirsutum isolate 1008001.06 chromosome D11, Gossypium_hirsutum_v2.1, whole genome shotgun sequence includes the following:
- the LOC107912325 gene encoding uncharacterized protein: MGDIILFVDNSSSNSSISLCRICHEEELESFKSLEVPCACSGTVKFAHRDCIQRWCNEKGNTTCEVCLQEYEPGYTVTVPSKKAQLIEDAVTIRDSLQIPRTEVEAEEQRLVALAEENELSECTSAADRGASCCQSLALIFTVVLLVKHLFAVLNGETDHYPFALLTILFFRATGIILPMYILIRVITAIRNSIRRQLHVTDEDISNSDDEDNVEQLQNV; encoded by the exons ATGGGAGATATTATTTTGTTTGTCGATAATTCCTCATCGAATTCTTCAATTTCACTCTGTAGAATTTGCCATGAAGAAGAGTTGGAAAGCTTTAAGAGCTTGGAAGTTCCTTGTGCTTGTTCAGGCACTGTTAAG TTTGCTCATAGAGATTGTATACAGAGATGGTGTAACGAGAAGGGAAACACGACTTGTGAAGTTTGTCTTCAG GAATATGAACCAGGATATACAGTAACAGTTCCTTCAAAGAAGGCTCAGCTGATTGAAGATGCAGTAACCATCAg AGATAGCCTACAAATTCCAAGAACAGAGGTTGAAGCAGAAGAGCAAAGATTAGTGGCATTGGCTGAGGAAAATGAATTGTCCGAATGTACTTCAGCTGCAGACAGAGGGGCATCTTGCTGCCAATCATTGGCCCTCATT TTTACTGTCGTCTTGCTGGTCAAACATCTCTTTGCTGTGCTGAATGGCGAAACTGATCATTACCCATTTGCACTTCTTACA ATATTGTTTTTTAGAGCTACTGGCATTATACTGCCAATGTACATATTGATTCGGGTAATTACAGCTATTCGGAACAGCATTCGGCGACAGTTGCAT GTTACCGACGAGGATATCTCCAACTCTGATGATGAAGACAATGTTGAGCAGCTTCAAAATGTCTGA